From Paraflavitalea devenefica, the proteins below share one genomic window:
- a CDS encoding tail fiber domain-containing protein: MKKVYLFTIIWLMLLQQGLSQNLAINADGSLPNANAILDIKSGNKGVLIPRMSTTARKLIPPTQGLLVYDTTTHSFWYHTGVQWQSIATSAAALATADAWLLNGNSGTDSTHFLGTLDNVPLRIRVNNLPSGYIHPTTNNVAWGYVAGKSITTGINNTALGNKSLENTTTGFSNTATGFLSLFSNTEGIANTAVGKASLYNNLNGFHNTAIGGDALHDNTGGYNNTGIGHISLYRNTTGRWNTALGAGSLYTNTTGARNTTGGYQSLYQNTTGSEHVVYGYQALYSNTTGHNSTAIGYQALYANTTGEGNTATGYQALQENIQGGSNTANGYKALQLNGSFANTAMGYEAMSNNGGAGNVAIGLFALQHGNGSYNTGIGANTLQQNIGGNNTAVGGMALQASTFANYNTAVGYSSMVATTQGSYNTATGTFSLTNNTLGSSNTAAGFAALISNTTGSGNVAIGRETLNSNSTGGSNTAVGAYAMQQGSGNNNVAIGSQTLSNNTSDSNTAIGSNAMMVHETGKGNTAAGASALFNNINGEYNSAFGASSMGVGSFGNYNTGHGYQTLIFNFGNYNTAIGAKAISGNSLGSYNTAIGYESGILSAFISNSTAIGNGAKVDASNKVRIGNAAVTVIEGQVPFTTPSDGRFKFKVQDDVKGLDFILQLHPVTYQFDVKRFDARNGESTFTNMQASYDEASQIRRSGFIAQEVEKAAKTSGYDFSGIITPKTSNDHYSLSYDAFVVPLVKGMQEQQAIIEQLQAKITRLEEKAANNDQGRKIAQLEKQVAELIQLLKTSK; the protein is encoded by the coding sequence ATGAAAAAGGTATACCTCTTCACGATAATCTGGCTTATGCTGTTACAGCAGGGCCTGTCACAAAACCTTGCCATCAATGCAGACGGCTCATTACCCAACGCCAATGCCATACTGGATATTAAATCGGGCAATAAGGGAGTACTGATCCCCCGTATGAGCACCACAGCCCGTAAGCTCATCCCTCCCACACAGGGACTTCTGGTGTATGATACCACTACCCACTCCTTCTGGTACCATACCGGTGTGCAATGGCAAAGCATTGCCACATCGGCAGCAGCATTGGCCACCGCCGATGCCTGGCTGTTGAATGGCAACAGCGGTACCGACAGCACCCATTTTTTAGGCACCCTGGATAATGTTCCCCTGCGCATTCGCGTGAATAACCTGCCTTCCGGGTATATTCATCCCACTACTAATAATGTGGCCTGGGGGTATGTTGCCGGCAAGTCCATTACTACTGGTATTAATAATACTGCACTGGGCAATAAGTCGCTTGAAAATACCACCACCGGCTTTTCCAATACGGCCACCGGTTTTCTATCCTTGTTTTCCAATACAGAAGGTATAGCCAATACGGCGGTGGGCAAAGCCAGTTTGTACAACAACCTGAATGGGTTTCACAATACCGCTATTGGAGGTGATGCCCTGCATGATAATACCGGCGGTTATAATAATACCGGTATCGGTCATATATCCTTGTACCGCAATACCACCGGCAGGTGGAATACAGCTCTTGGTGCGGGCTCTCTTTACACCAATACTACAGGCGCCAGGAATACAACCGGCGGTTATCAGTCGCTTTACCAGAATACGACCGGATCGGAGCATGTAGTGTATGGATACCAGGCGCTGTATTCTAATACTACGGGGCATAACAGCACTGCCATCGGCTATCAGGCGCTGTATGCCAATACCACCGGGGAAGGCAATACCGCTACGGGTTACCAGGCATTGCAGGAAAACATACAGGGGGGATCCAATACAGCCAATGGCTACAAGGCATTGCAGCTCAATGGCAGTTTTGCCAATACCGCTATGGGATATGAAGCAATGTCGAACAATGGCGGCGCCGGCAATGTTGCCATTGGTCTTTTTGCCTTACAGCATGGCAATGGCAGTTACAATACCGGCATTGGTGCAAATACCTTGCAGCAAAACATTGGCGGGAACAATACAGCCGTGGGCGGTATGGCATTGCAGGCCAGTACGTTTGCTAATTACAATACGGCTGTTGGATACAGTAGTATGGTAGCCACTACGCAAGGCTCTTACAATACAGCGACTGGTACGTTTTCTTTAACCAACAATACGCTTGGCAGCAGTAATACCGCGGCAGGGTTCGCTGCATTAATAAGCAATACCACAGGCTCCGGCAATGTGGCAATAGGCAGGGAAACACTTAACTCCAATAGTACCGGCGGCAGTAATACAGCCGTAGGCGCCTATGCCATGCAACAAGGCAGTGGGAATAATAATGTAGCCATTGGCAGTCAGACACTGTCGAACAATACCAGTGATTCCAATACAGCCATTGGCAGTAATGCCATGATGGTGCATGAAACAGGGAAAGGAAATACGGCCGCCGGTGCATCTGCCCTTTTCAATAATATAAATGGTGAATACAACTCCGCTTTTGGCGCCAGCTCTATGGGCGTCGGTAGTTTCGGCAATTATAATACAGGCCATGGTTACCAGACATTAATATTCAATTTTGGAAATTATAATACAGCCATTGGCGCAAAGGCCATCTCTGGCAATAGCCTGGGAAGTTATAATACCGCTATCGGGTATGAGTCAGGCATATTATCTGCTTTTATTTCCAATTCCACCGCCATCGGCAATGGCGCTAAAGTGGATGCTTCCAACAAAGTACGCATTGGCAATGCAGCCGTTACCGTCATTGAAGGTCAGGTCCCTTTTACCACTCCTTCCGACGGGCGGTTTAAGTTCAAGGTACAGGATGATGTGAAGGGACTTGATTTTATCCTGCAACTGCATCCGGTGACCTACCAGTTTGATGTAAAACGATTTGATGCCCGCAACGGAGAATCCACTTTCACCAATATGCAAGCCTCTTACGACGAAGCCAGCCAGATCCGCCGCAGCGGGTTCATTGCCCAGGAAGTAGAAAAAGCGGCGAAGACCAGCGGATATGATTTTAGCGGCATTATTACGCCTAAAACAAGTAACGATCATTACAGCCTCAGCTATGATGCGTTTGTAGTGCCCCTGGTAAAAGGCATGCAGGAACAGCAGGCTATTATAGAACAACTGCAGGCAAAGATCACCCGGCTGGAAGAAAAAGCTGCCAATAACGACCAGGGCAGGAAGATAGCCCAGTTAGAAAAACAGGTAGCCGAACTGATCCAATTGTTGAAGACATCTAAATAA
- a CDS encoding GH3 auxin-responsive promoter family protein has translation MQIKSLLAKPFANYVYKGVRKGMATAVEDQENILKELLKTGKITEFGKEHQLQQVSVYEEYLQAVPIRDYEQFKPYIEKIKEGRHNILWKGKPIYLAKTSGTTSGVKYIPISKESISNHINSARNALLCYIAESGNSQFTNGKMIFLSGSPELDRVGGIPTGRLSGIVNHHVPSYLRSNQLPSYETNCIDDWETKLDKIVGETLEQDMTLISGIPPWMQMYFDRLHEKTGKKIKDIFPNFSVLVHGGVNFEPYRNKLFESIGQQIAAIETFPASEGFMAFQDSQKAEGLLLNTNSGIFFEFIPAGEIFSNNPTRLSLKDVKVGENYALIINNNAGLWGYNIGDTVKFVSTNPYRLVVTGRIKHFISAFGEHVIGEEVEYSLIKAAEEEGVHITEFTVAPMITQGKGQSYHEWFIEFENKPPDMNRFATKVDHNLRKKNIYYDDLITGNILMPLHIRTVKKNGFIDYMKSIGKLGGQNKVPRLSNDRKIAVALEKYVE, from the coding sequence ATGCAGATTAAATCATTACTGGCAAAACCATTTGCCAACTATGTATACAAGGGTGTCAGGAAAGGGATGGCTACTGCCGTGGAAGACCAGGAGAACATTCTGAAGGAACTGCTGAAAACAGGAAAGATAACCGAGTTTGGCAAAGAACATCAGTTACAGCAGGTTTCCGTATATGAAGAATACCTGCAGGCTGTGCCCATCCGGGATTATGAGCAGTTCAAACCTTATATTGAAAAAATAAAGGAAGGACGCCATAATATATTATGGAAAGGTAAACCCATTTACCTGGCCAAAACATCGGGTACCACCAGCGGGGTAAAGTACATCCCCATCTCCAAAGAGTCTATTTCCAACCACATCAACAGCGCCCGGAATGCCTTGCTTTGTTACATTGCCGAGTCGGGCAATAGTCAGTTCACCAACGGGAAAATGATCTTTCTGTCAGGTTCTCCCGAGCTGGACAGGGTAGGAGGGATACCTACCGGGCGATTGAGCGGTATCGTGAACCACCATGTGCCCAGTTACCTGCGCAGTAACCAGTTGCCTTCCTACGAAACCAATTGCATTGATGACTGGGAAACCAAGCTGGATAAAATTGTAGGGGAGACCCTGGAACAGGATATGACCCTCATCAGTGGCATTCCGCCCTGGATGCAGATGTACTTCGACCGGCTGCATGAAAAGACCGGTAAAAAGATCAAAGACATCTTCCCCAACTTCTCCGTACTGGTGCATGGAGGGGTGAACTTTGAGCCCTATCGTAATAAATTATTTGAAAGCATCGGCCAACAGATCGCTGCTATTGAAACCTTCCCCGCTTCAGAAGGTTTTATGGCTTTCCAGGATTCCCAGAAGGCCGAAGGGCTCCTGCTTAATACCAATAGTGGTATCTTCTTTGAATTCATACCGGCCGGTGAGATCTTCTCCAACAATCCCACCCGCCTTAGTCTGAAAGACGTGAAAGTGGGAGAGAACTATGCCCTTATCATCAACAACAATGCAGGGCTGTGGGGATATAACATCGGTGATACCGTTAAATTTGTTTCCACCAACCCTTACCGGCTGGTAGTTACAGGCCGTATCAAACATTTCATCTCCGCTTTTGGGGAGCATGTCATTGGCGAGGAAGTGGAATACAGCCTTATTAAGGCAGCAGAAGAAGAAGGGGTACACATTACGGAATTTACCGTGGCGCCCATGATCACACAGGGGAAAGGCCAATCCTATCACGAATGGTTCATTGAATTTGAGAACAAGCCGCCTGATATGAACCGCTTTGCCACCAAAGTGGACCATAACCTGCGTAAGAAGAACATCTATTATGATGACCTTATAACCGGTAACATACTAATGCCACTGCACATCCGCACCGTTAAAAAGAATGGCTTCATTGATTACATGAAGTCTATCGGTAAACTGGGCGGACAAAATAAAGTACCCCGGCTGAGCAATGACCGCAAAATTGCTGTTGCGCTGGAAAAATACGTAGAATAA
- a CDS encoding tail fiber domain-containing protein yields the protein MKKIVGCALVWLMLLQQGYAQNLAINADGSLPNANAILDIKSGNKGVLIPRMSTTARQLIPPTQGLLVYDTTTHSFWYHTGVQWQSIATSAAALAATDAWLLNGNSGTDSTNFLGTLDNVPLRIRVNNLPSGYIHPTTNNVAWGYIAGKSLTTGINNTALGNKSLENNTTGFSNTATGFLSLFSNTEGTANTAVGKASLYNNLNGFHNTAIGGDALHDNTGGYNNTGIGHISLYRNTTGNRNAALGAGSLYTNTTGARNTASGYQSLYQNTTGSENVANGYQTLYSNTTGSGSTATGYQALYANTMGNNSTATGFRSLQANTTGSNNTATGHQSLQANESGSSNTAHGAFSLWANTTGVDNTANGYRALYNNSIGHSNTAIGTGAMQTNTDGQQNTALGLHALHSNDRGHFNTATGIYSLFSNTTGQANTASGITALYSNTTGDHNTAFGGGALYANISGENNTGIGIYALQFNTLGSDNAAMGAQALQYNTIGKKNTANGAQALGSNISGEQNTASGYQAMFSNTTGSENVAIGYGAMFSNTTAKSSTAVGYQALYKNTVSEGNTAIGYQSMAEASTGSYNTAQGSMTLRTNQGFGNTATGYTSLQKNITGNANTAMGFQSLYFNSTGTENTALGFDAIQHNTTGSKNTAIGSNALFGNTEAEYNTGTGWQALMTNSTGSFNTAMGSMALWGTTSGGENTAVGFMALGFNSTGYRNTAVGNETLLGNVFQGSGSYNTAIGYQAGVPSNTVLTNATAIGAGAIVNASNKVRIGNAAVTVIEGQVPFTTPSDMRFKFGIREDVKGLDFIMQLRPVSYHFDVKRFDALQTASITPENQAAYEAASQIRRSGFLAQEVEQAAIASDYDFSGIIKPKTAQEHYSLSYDAFVVPLVKAVQEQQKVIEQQKKENDVQNQKIAQLERQVAELLQLLKTAK from the coding sequence ATGAAAAAAATTGTAGGGTGCGCATTAGTATGGCTAATGCTGCTACAGCAGGGCTATGCCCAGAATCTTGCTATTAATGCAGATGGATCGCTGCCCAACGCGAATGCCATACTGGATATTAAATCGGGCAATAAAGGGGTGCTCATTCCCCGCATGAGCACCACAGCCCGCCAACTGATCCCGCCTACACAAGGCCTGCTGGTGTATGATACTACCACCCACTCCTTCTGGTACCATACCGGTGTGCAATGGCAAAGCATTGCCACTTCAGCAGCAGCATTGGCTGCCACCGATGCCTGGCTGTTAAATGGCAACAGCGGCACCGACAGCACCAACTTTTTAGGAACCCTGGACAATGTTCCTTTGCGTATCCGCGTGAATAACCTGCCTTCCGGGTATATTCACCCTACCACGAATAATGTGGCCTGGGGATATATTGCCGGCAAATCCCTTACTACCGGTATTAATAATACGGCGCTGGGCAATAAGTCGCTTGAAAACAATACCACCGGCTTTTCCAATACGGCCACCGGTTTTCTATCCTTGTTTTCCAATACAGAAGGTACAGCCAATACTGCCGTGGGTAAGGCCAGCTTATATAATAACCTGAATGGGTTTCACAATACGGCCATTGGTGGCGATGCCCTGCATGATAATACCGGCGGCTACAACAATACCGGCATTGGGCATATATCCCTGTACCGAAATACTACCGGCAACAGGAATGCAGCCCTGGGTGCAGGTTCTTTGTACACCAACACGACAGGCGCCAGGAATACAGCTAGCGGTTATCAATCACTTTACCAGAATACCACCGGATCGGAGAATGTGGCCAATGGTTACCAGACACTGTATTCGAATACCACTGGCAGCGGCAGCACCGCTACAGGATACCAGGCACTGTATGCCAATACGATGGGTAATAACAGCACTGCCACCGGCTTCCGGTCTTTGCAGGCCAATACTACCGGCAGCAATAATACAGCTACCGGGCATCAATCTTTACAGGCCAATGAGAGTGGTAGCAGCAATACAGCTCATGGGGCTTTCTCTTTGTGGGCCAATACAACAGGGGTTGACAATACCGCCAACGGTTACCGGGCGCTTTACAACAATTCGATAGGCCACAGCAATACCGCCATCGGCACCGGGGCTATGCAGACCAATACCGACGGGCAACAAAATACTGCGCTGGGGCTGCATGCCCTGCATTCCAATGACAGGGGACACTTTAATACAGCCACCGGCATTTATTCGCTTTTCTCCAACACAACCGGACAGGCCAATACAGCCAGCGGGATAACAGCCTTGTATTCCAATACAACCGGTGACCATAATACGGCGTTTGGCGGAGGCGCGCTGTATGCCAATATTTCGGGAGAAAATAATACCGGGATTGGTATATACGCCCTGCAGTTTAATACCCTCGGCAGTGACAACGCAGCTATGGGAGCACAGGCCTTACAATATAATACGATTGGCAAAAAGAATACAGCCAATGGTGCTCAGGCATTGGGGTCTAATATTTCCGGAGAACAGAATACTGCTTCAGGTTATCAGGCTATGTTTTCCAACACCACCGGATCGGAAAATGTGGCCATTGGATATGGGGCTATGTTTTCAAACACGACTGCTAAAAGCAGTACGGCCGTCGGTTACCAGGCTTTGTATAAAAATACTGTCAGTGAAGGCAACACTGCCATAGGTTATCAATCAATGGCTGAAGCGTCGACAGGCTCGTACAACACAGCACAAGGAAGTATGACCTTACGTACCAATCAAGGATTTGGCAATACAGCCACCGGTTACACGTCGCTACAAAAAAATATTACCGGGAATGCCAATACAGCTATGGGGTTCCAGTCGCTGTACTTCAATTCCACAGGCACCGAGAATACAGCCCTTGGCTTCGACGCCATACAGCATAATACTACAGGCTCGAAAAATACGGCGATTGGCTCTAACGCCCTATTCGGCAATACGGAAGCTGAATATAATACCGGAACCGGCTGGCAAGCATTAATGACCAATTCAACGGGATCCTTTAATACCGCCATGGGTAGCATGGCGCTATGGGGCACTACTTCAGGAGGTGAAAATACAGCAGTAGGCTTCATGGCTTTAGGGTTCAATTCTACAGGCTATCGCAATACCGCCGTTGGTAACGAAACCCTGCTCGGCAATGTTTTTCAAGGCTCAGGTAGTTATAATACGGCAATCGGCTACCAGGCAGGTGTACCCAGTAATACTGTACTCACCAATGCCACCGCTATTGGCGCCGGCGCCATTGTAAATGCTTCCAACAAAGTACGCATCGGCAATGCGGCCGTTACCGTGATTGAAGGGCAGGTGCCCTTTACCACCCCATCCGACATGCGTTTCAAGTTCGGCATCCGGGAAGATGTGAAAGGACTCGATTTTATTATGCAGTTGCGCCCCGTAAGCTACCATTTTGACGTAAAGCGGTTTGATGCGCTGCAGACAGCCAGTATTACCCCGGAAAACCAGGCAGCTTATGAGGCAGCCAGCCAAATCAGGCGCAGTGGTTTCCTGGCCCAGGAAGTTGAACAGGCAGCTATTGCCAGTGATTATGACTTCAGCGGTATTATAAAACCCAAAACAGCACAGGAACATTACAGCCTCAGTTATGATGCATTTGTAGTACCCCTCGTAAAAGCTGTACAGGAACAACAAAAGGTCATTGAACAGCAAAAGAAGGAGAATGATGTGCAAAACCAAAAGATAGCACAACTGGAAAGACAGGTAGCTGAACTGCTGCAATTGCTGAAGACAGCCAAATAA
- a CDS encoding DNA polymerase/3'-5' exonuclease PolX translates to MTIDNTYIADQFDLLSKLMDIHGENSFKSKTYSVAAFNIEKMPQSLATTPASELFSIKGIGDSVGKKILEMVQQDGRLQVLEEYIEKTPPGVIEMLRIKGIGPKKIATIWKEMGIETIGELLYACNENRLMLYKGFGEKTQKNVQESIEFYMRSQGSHLYADTETYALTVNKTLAEQFPGNLFAITGAFRRQLEIIDQLAWVTTVPVQDLQSFFEANQFSTVESADTILTVKGQENIPLKFYHANNEVFYKVLFTTSCSEDFAQAWQALSGWDTNATYTSEEAIFTTTNIPYIAPALREKGAVLAANRAPGTLIQPEDIRAIIHSHSDWSDGSNTIEEMANAAINKGYEYLVISDHSKSAFYAKGLSEERIKEQHYYIDELNKKLAPFRIFKSIECDILNDGTLDYSNAILSTFDLVIASVHSNLKMTEDKAMMRVMNAIQNPYTTILGHMTGRLLLSRPGYPLDHKTIIDTCAAQEVVVELNAHPRRLDIDWRWIDYALEKNVLLSVDPDAHSIEGYDDCRYGVLAAQKGGLTPDRNLSSFSLAAFEAFLAKRKATKGI, encoded by the coding sequence ATGACCATTGACAATACCTATATAGCCGACCAGTTTGATCTGCTGTCCAAGCTGATGGACATCCACGGAGAAAACAGTTTTAAGTCCAAGACTTACTCCGTAGCAGCCTTCAATATTGAAAAGATGCCGCAATCGCTGGCCACTACCCCAGCCTCCGAATTGTTCTCCATTAAAGGTATTGGCGACTCGGTAGGCAAAAAGATCCTGGAAATGGTACAGCAGGATGGCCGGCTGCAGGTACTGGAAGAGTATATTGAAAAAACACCGCCGGGTGTTATAGAGATGCTGCGTATTAAAGGCATCGGCCCTAAAAAGATTGCCACGATCTGGAAAGAGATGGGTATTGAAACGATCGGCGAGTTGTTGTATGCCTGCAATGAAAACCGCCTGATGCTGTATAAAGGTTTTGGAGAGAAGACCCAGAAGAATGTACAGGAGTCCATTGAGTTTTATATGCGCAGCCAGGGCAGCCATCTGTATGCAGACACAGAAACGTATGCGCTGACAGTGAATAAGACCCTGGCCGAACAATTTCCCGGTAATCTTTTTGCTATTACAGGAGCATTCCGCCGTCAACTGGAAATTATTGACCAACTGGCCTGGGTAACCACCGTTCCTGTACAGGACCTGCAATCCTTTTTTGAAGCCAACCAGTTTAGTACGGTAGAAAGCGCCGATACTATACTGACGGTAAAAGGTCAGGAGAATATACCCCTGAAGTTTTATCATGCTAATAACGAGGTTTTCTATAAGGTATTGTTCACTACCAGTTGCAGTGAAGACTTCGCCCAGGCCTGGCAGGCATTATCCGGTTGGGATACCAATGCCACGTATACTTCGGAAGAAGCCATTTTCACGACTACCAATATCCCCTATATAGCTCCTGCCCTGCGCGAAAAGGGGGCTGTGCTGGCAGCCAACCGTGCACCCGGCACACTGATACAACCGGAAGACATCAGGGCCATTATTCACAGCCATAGCGACTGGAGCGACGGCTCGAATACGATCGAGGAAATGGCCAATGCTGCCATTAATAAAGGATATGAATACCTGGTGATCAGCGACCACAGTAAGAGCGCCTTTTATGCCAAAGGGCTGTCGGAAGAAAGGATCAAGGAGCAACACTATTATATTGATGAGCTGAATAAAAAGCTGGCCCCGTTCAGGATCTTTAAAAGTATTGAGTGCGATATCCTCAATGACGGGACGCTGGATTACTCCAATGCTATCTTATCCACCTTCGACCTGGTGATCGCTTCCGTACATTCCAACCTGAAGATGACGGAAGATAAAGCCATGATGCGTGTAATGAACGCCATTCAAAATCCCTATACAACGATCCTGGGGCATATGACCGGCCGGTTGTTATTGAGCCGTCCCGGCTATCCGCTGGACCATAAAACGATTATTGATACCTGTGCCGCACAAGAGGTAGTGGTAGAGCTGAATGCACACCCCCGCAGGCTGGATATTGACTGGCGTTGGATTGATTATGCCCTGGAGAAAAATGTACTGCTCTCTGTAGATCCTGATGCGCATTCGATAGAAGGTTATGACGATTGCCGTTATGGCGTATTGGCCGCACAGAAAGGAGGCCTTACACCCGACCGTAACCTGAGCAGTTTTTCACTAGCCGCGTTTGAAGCATTCCTGGCAAAGCGAAAAGCCACGAAAGGCATTTAA
- a CDS encoding T9SS type A sorting domain-containing protein yields MRPIQICYSLLLLLLCGALCAGAQQVRVSPGLHIVASGSPQLVFHNLGFSNNGYFKAANSTVVFTDSTSALPVTIGGASKTSFHQLTIHRDVQLTNNIQITGNIALHKGNLQLDRYTLDLGNSGNITGESNESRIMGKPGGTVTRTAVLQSPNGVNPGNIGVSITSTANLGTTLITRGHESPLHTAGAAATARYFDIAPAFNQNLDATLQFHYLDAELSGNEAELTLFSSDGYGWKVSGKDNSNTSYNWLTKNRLGQLHRYTLAGSKPQGLKGSSTNTVQVYPNPVRDKLTVVLPVSSKQEVVLLLVDQSGQVVERRKVVCSAGTNTIEWNVQRYAAGNYHLAFEGMDAGAVKIIKE; encoded by the coding sequence ATGAGACCAATACAAATATGCTACAGCCTGCTCCTGCTTCTGTTATGCGGGGCATTGTGCGCCGGCGCGCAACAGGTAAGGGTATCACCGGGGCTCCATATAGTAGCCAGCGGTTCGCCCCAATTGGTATTCCACAACCTCGGATTTAGTAACAATGGTTATTTTAAAGCCGCCAACAGTACAGTGGTCTTTACCGATAGCACCAGCGCACTACCTGTTACTATTGGCGGCGCCAGTAAAACGTCCTTTCATCAGCTCACTATCCACCGGGATGTTCAATTGACCAATAACATACAGATTACCGGCAATATTGCCCTGCATAAGGGCAACCTGCAACTGGACCGCTATACGCTCGACCTGGGCAACTCGGGCAATATCACCGGGGAAAGCAATGAAAGCAGGATCATGGGAAAGCCCGGAGGCACTGTTACCAGGACAGCCGTACTGCAATCGCCCAATGGGGTCAACCCGGGCAATATCGGCGTATCCATCACCAGCACGGCCAACCTGGGCACCACCCTGATCACCCGTGGGCATGAATCGCCTTTGCACACTGCCGGAGCTGCCGCTACGGCACGGTATTTTGATATTGCGCCTGCCTTTAATCAAAACCTGGATGCCACCCTGCAGTTCCATTACCTGGATGCAGAGCTTTCCGGCAATGAAGCCGAGCTTACACTTTTCTCTTCTGATGGATATGGCTGGAAGGTAAGCGGCAAAGACAATAGCAATACTTCCTATAACTGGCTTACTAAAAATAGGCTTGGTCAATTGCATCGCTACACGCTGGCCGGCAGCAAGCCGCAAGGATTGAAAGGAAGCAGCACCAACACAGTGCAGGTATATCCCAATCCTGTGCGCGACAAGCTGACGGTGGTGCTACCTGTAAGCAGTAAGCAGGAGGTTGTATTGCTCCTGGTTGATCAGTCGGGCCAGGTAGTGGAGCGCAGAAAAGTGGTGTGCAGCGCAGGCACGAATACCATTGAATGGAATGTACAACGCTATGCTGCCGGCAATTATCACCTGGCTTTTGAAGGCATGGATGCCGGTGCTGTAAAAATCATTAAAGAATAA
- the rpmA gene encoding 50S ribosomal protein L27, with protein MAHKKGEGSVKNGRDSQSKRLGVKIYGGQPAISGNIIVRQRGTTYHPGKNVGVGKDFTLFALNDGVVEFKKTKNDKTVVSVVPVA; from the coding sequence ATGGCACATAAAAAAGGGGAAGGTAGTGTAAAGAACGGCCGCGACTCACAAAGCAAACGCTTAGGGGTTAAGATCTACGGCGGTCAGCCTGCTATTTCCGGCAACATTATCGTTCGTCAACGTGGTACTACTTACCATCCTGGTAAGAATGTTGGTGTAGGAAAAGACTTCACACTGTTTGCATTAAACGACGGTGTAGTGGAGTTCAAGAAGACGAAGAACGATAAAACAGTAGTCAGCGTAGTTCCCGTTGCATAA
- the rplU gene encoding 50S ribosomal protein L21, which translates to MLAIVKIAGQQFKVQKDQTLYVPHVDGNAGDKVEFAEVLLVSADGKLSVGSSVKATVKAEIVGQVQGDKVIAFKMKRRKGFRKKHGHRTHYTKIKVTDIA; encoded by the coding sequence ATGTTAGCAATTGTTAAAATAGCCGGTCAGCAATTCAAGGTTCAGAAGGACCAAACTTTATATGTTCCGCATGTAGACGGCAATGCCGGAGACAAGGTGGAGTTTGCCGAAGTATTGCTGGTAAGCGCTGATGGAAAGTTATCTGTTGGCAGCAGTGTAAAAGCAACCGTTAAGGCGGAAATCGTTGGCCAGGTACAAGGCGATAAGGTTATTGCCTTTAAAATGAAAAGAAGGAAAGGTTTCCGTAAGAAACATGGTCACCGCACCCATTACACAAAAATTAAAGTAACAGACATCGCTTAA